CCGCCCCCACCTCCGCCGCCTCCGCCTCCGCCGCCTCCGCCGCCTTCCCCGCCTTCCTGTCTCCCCTGACTGGCCAGCAGGCCAGCAGCCCTCACCCCCTCACCTGGCTCGCCCCTTCGCCCGGCTTACCCCCTCGCACGGCATGCTCCCGCGCCTGAGTCGCCCCCTCGCCTACTCGTCCTCTCACCCAGCTCGCCCGTCGTCCGGCTCCCCCACCCGGCTCGCCCGTCACCCGGCTCAACCCCTCACCCGATTCACCATCGCCCGGCCTGCGCCCTCACCCGACTCGCCCCCTCGCCTGCCTTGCCCCTCGCCCTAGCTGCCCCCCTCGCCCGCGCTGCTCGCCCGGACCTCCTCGCCGGTCGCACACCTTGTGGACGCTGGGTGATCTCTGCCACGTACCAGCTGTGCGGTGGCGCGGAGGGTGACTGTCGACGGCAACAACGCGCCCTCGGCGTCACACGGAGGGTGAGGGTGATGGGCGGGCTCTCCGCCAGCCTGCGCCGGGGAGGGGCCTGTATCCGCAGGTCAGGGGTGCCGGGAGGGCGTAGTGAGCCGTGGTTGGGGCGCGGGCGGTGGGGGCCGGGGGCCTTCCGGGCGGGTCGCTTGGGGCGTTGTCGATCTTGAGTCGATCGCCGTCTGGGTCGCCGGTTCCCTGATCCGGGCCGAAGACAGGCAGTATGGGGGCGTGACCCTCATCGATCATCTCCCGAACGACGCCGACCCCGATGCCCTCTTCGAAGCCTTTTCGGGCTGGGCCGAGCAGCAGGGCATTGCGCTCTACCCTGCCCAGGAGGAGGCGCTGATCGAGGTGGTCTCCGGGGCGAACGTCATCCTGTCCACCCCGACCGGCTCGGGTAAGAGCCTGGTGGCGGCCGGTGCGCACTTCACCGCGCTCGCCAATGATCAGGTCACCTTCTACACCGCTCCCATCAAGGCGCTGGTCTCGGAGAAGTTCTTCGATCTGTGCAAGCTGTTCGGCACGGAGAACGTCGGCATGCTCACCGGTGACGCATCGGTCAACGCCGATGCGCCGGTCATCTGCTGCACCGCCGAGGTCCTCGCCTCGATAGCGCTGCGGGACGGCAAGGACGCCGACATCGGCCAGGTCGTGATGGACGAGTTCCATTTCTATGCCGAGCCGGACCGTGGCTGGGCCTGGCAGATTCCGCTGCTGGAACTTCCGCAGGCGCAGTTCATCCTGATGTCGGCGACGCTCGGCGACATGTCGCGCTTCGAGGAGGATCTGACCCGGCGCACGGGGAAGCCGACGTCGGTGGTGCGCTCGGCGACGCGGCCGGTGCCGCTGTCGTACGAGTACCGCACGACGGCGATGACGGAGACGCTCACCGAGCTGCTGGAGACCCGCCAGTCTCCCGTGTACATCGTGCACTTCACGCAGGCCGCCGCCGTGGAGCGGGCGCAGGCGCTGATGAGCATCAATATGTGTACACGTGCCGAGAAGGACCAGATCGCCGAGCTCATCGGGAACTTCCGGTTCACCACCAAGTTCGGCCGCAACCTGTCGCGGTATGTCCGCCATGGCATCGGTGTGCACCACGCCGGCATGCTGCCGAAGTACCGCAGGCTCGTCGAGAAGCTGGCGCAGGCGGGTCTGCTGAAGGTCATCTGCGGTACGGACACCCTCGGTGTGGGTGTCAACGTCCCCATCCGCACGGTGCTGTTCACCGCGCTGACGAAGTACGACGGGACGCGGGTGCGGACGCTTCGGGCGCGGGAGTTCCATCAGATCGCGGGCCGCGCCGGCCGGGCCGGGTTCGACACTGCGGGCTTTGTGGTCGCGCAGGCGCCCGAGCATGTGGTGGAGAACGAGAAGGCGCTGGCCAAGGCGGGCGACGATCCCAAGAAGCGCCGGAAGGTGGTGCGCAAGAAGGCGCCGGAGGGCTTCGTCAACTGGGGTGAGAACACCTTCGAGAAGCTGATCGCTTCCGATCCGGAGGCTCTGAACTCCCGCTTCCGGGTGACCCACGCGATGCTGCTGTCCGTGATCGCGCGGCCGGGCAACGCGTTCGACGCGATGCGCAAGCTGCTCGAGGACAACCATGAGCCGCGCAGGAATCAGCTCAGGCACATCCGGCGGGCCATCGCGATCTACCGCTCGCTGCTGGACGGCGGGATCGTGGAGCGGCTGTCGGCGCCGGATGCGGAGGGCCGGATCGTCCGGCTGACCGTGGATCTTCAGCAGGACTTCGCGCTGAACCAGCCGCTGTCGACGTTCGCCCTTGCCGCGTTCGACCTGCTCGACCCGGAGTCGCCGTCCTACGCTCTGGACATGGTCTCGGTCGTGGAGTCCACGCTGGACGATCCCCGGCAGATCCTTGCGGCGCAGCAGAACAAGGCCCGGGGCGAGGCGGTCGCCCAGATGAAGGCCGACGGCGTCGAGTACGAGGACCGCATGGAACGGCTCATGGACGTCGAGTACCCCAAGCCGCTGGAGGAGCTGCTCTTCCACGCCTACGGCCTGTACCGCAAGAGCCACCCGTGGGTCGGCGACCACCCGCTGTCGCCGAAGTCGGTCATCCGCGATATGTACGAACGCGCCATGACCTTCACGGAGTTCACGTCCTTCTACGAGCTGGCGCGTACGGAGGGGATCGTCCTGCGCTACCTGGCGAGTGCGTACAAGGCGCTGGACCACACCGTGCCGGATGATCTGAAGTCCGAGGACTTCGAGGACATCATCGCCTGGCTGGGCGAGATGGTGCGGCAGGTCGACTCCAGTCTGCTGGACGAGTGGGAACAGCTCGCCAATCCCGAGGTGGAGACGGCGGAGCAGGCCGCGGAGCGGGCCGATCAGGTCCGGCCGGTCACGTCCAATGCGCGGGCGTTCCGGGTGCTGGTGCGCAATGCGATGTTCCGGCGGGTGGAGCTGGCGGCGCTGGACAAGGTCGAGGAGCTCGGCGAGATGGATGCCGATTCCGGCTGGGACGCGGATGCCTGGGGCGAGGCGATGGACGCCTACTGGGACGAATACGACGAGCTGGGCACCGGTCCGGACGCGCGCGGCCCGAAGCTGCTGCAGATTCAGGAGGATGCCGAGCACGGACTGTGGAAGGTGCGGCAGACTTTCGCCGACCCGAACAGTGATCACGACTGGGGCATCTCCGCGGAGGTGGACCTGGCCGCCTCCGACGAGGAGGGGCGCGCGGTGGTGCGGGTCACGGATGTGGGTCAGTTGTGAGGCGACGGCTTCGACCGAGGCCGCCGAAGGATCTGACGGAGGGCCACCGGTCATGACCAATCCCGCCGAAAAGCTGGTCGATCTGCTGGATCTGGAGCAGATCGAGGTGAACATCTTCCGAGGTCGCAGCCCGCAGGAATCGCTGCAGCGGGTCTTCGGCGGGCAGGTCGCGGGCCAGGCGTTGGTGGCTGCCGGGCGGACCACGGAAGGTGACCGCCCGGTCCACTCGCTCCATGCGTACTTTCTGCGGCCGGGCCGGCCCGGGGTGCCGATCGTGTACCAGGTCGAGCGGGTCCGCGACGGGCGGTCCTTCACCACTCGCCGGGTCGTCGCCGTCCAGCAGGGACGCACGATCTTCAATCTGACCGCCTCCTTTCACAAGCCGGAACCCGGCTTCGATCATCAGTTGCCGCTGCGTCGGGTGGTGCCCGATCCGGAGGAGCTGCCGACGGTTGCGGAAGAGGTCCGCGAGGCCCTGCACGATCTGCCCGAGTCGCTGGAGCGGATGGCGCGCAGGATGCCGTTCGAGATCCGCTATGCCGACCGGTTGCGCTGGACGCCGGACGAGATCGCGGGCGCGGAGCCCCGCAGTGCGGTGTGGATGCGTGCGGTCGGGCCGCTGGGCGACGATCCGCTCGTGCACACCTGCGCGCTGACCTACGCCAGCGATATGACGCTGCTGGACGCCGTCCGCATCCCGGTCGAGCCGCTCTGGGGGCCGCGCGGGTTCGACATGGCCTCGCTCGACCATGCGATGTGGTTCCACCGGCCGTTCCGAGCGGACGAGTGGTTCCTCTACGACCAGGAGTCGCCGATCGCCACCGGAGGCCGGGGCCTGGCCCGCGGGCGGATCTACGACCGGGAGGGCAGACTGCTGGTCTCGGTCGTCCAGGAGGGGCTGTTCAGAAAGCTCGGCGACTGACCCGGGCGGGCGGTGGAGGGCACGGCGGCCGGTGTCCGCAGCCGCCCCGGGTCCTCCCTGCGGGCCCTTTCCAGGCACCGGGAGAGATGGACGCGGTACCAGAGCACTTCGTCGAAGTCCTCGGCCGTCAGCACGCGTTCGAAGGACTCCCTGGCGGCCGGGGTCACCGTGATCACGGAGGCCAGGGTGGGCCGGAGGCGGCGCAGCAGGGACCGCTCCAGCGGGTCCTCGGCCACCGAGGCGAGTTCCTCCGGCGGCAGCACGGCGGCGATCACCGCTGCCGCTTCCCAGGGATCGTCGGTCTGGCCCATGAGCTGGGCGACCCGCCTGCTGCGCCACTGGCGCGCCCGCCAGTCCTGTCCGCTGTCGAGCATCACCCGCATCGCCGCGGGGGTGTTGCCCCGCATCAGGTCGGGTTCCCGGTCGGCGAAGTCGGCGACCTCGGCCGCGAGGTAGAGCCAGACCACCGCGCCGAAGCGGTTCACATAGAACCGGACGGGGCCGAA
This portion of the Streptomyces caniferus genome encodes:
- a CDS encoding DEAD/DEAH box helicase; translated protein: MTLIDHLPNDADPDALFEAFSGWAEQQGIALYPAQEEALIEVVSGANVILSTPTGSGKSLVAAGAHFTALANDQVTFYTAPIKALVSEKFFDLCKLFGTENVGMLTGDASVNADAPVICCTAEVLASIALRDGKDADIGQVVMDEFHFYAEPDRGWAWQIPLLELPQAQFILMSATLGDMSRFEEDLTRRTGKPTSVVRSATRPVPLSYEYRTTAMTETLTELLETRQSPVYIVHFTQAAAVERAQALMSINMCTRAEKDQIAELIGNFRFTTKFGRNLSRYVRHGIGVHHAGMLPKYRRLVEKLAQAGLLKVICGTDTLGVGVNVPIRTVLFTALTKYDGTRVRTLRAREFHQIAGRAGRAGFDTAGFVVAQAPEHVVENEKALAKAGDDPKKRRKVVRKKAPEGFVNWGENTFEKLIASDPEALNSRFRVTHAMLLSVIARPGNAFDAMRKLLEDNHEPRRNQLRHIRRAIAIYRSLLDGGIVERLSAPDAEGRIVRLTVDLQQDFALNQPLSTFALAAFDLLDPESPSYALDMVSVVESTLDDPRQILAAQQNKARGEAVAQMKADGVEYEDRMERLMDVEYPKPLEELLFHAYGLYRKSHPWVGDHPLSPKSVIRDMYERAMTFTEFTSFYELARTEGIVLRYLASAYKALDHTVPDDLKSEDFEDIIAWLGEMVRQVDSSLLDEWEQLANPEVETAEQAAERADQVRPVTSNARAFRVLVRNAMFRRVELAALDKVEELGEMDADSGWDADAWGEAMDAYWDEYDELGTGPDARGPKLLQIQEDAEHGLWKVRQTFADPNSDHDWGISAEVDLAASDEEGRAVVRVTDVGQL
- a CDS encoding acyl-CoA thioesterase, whose amino-acid sequence is MTNPAEKLVDLLDLEQIEVNIFRGRSPQESLQRVFGGQVAGQALVAAGRTTEGDRPVHSLHAYFLRPGRPGVPIVYQVERVRDGRSFTTRRVVAVQQGRTIFNLTASFHKPEPGFDHQLPLRRVVPDPEELPTVAEEVREALHDLPESLERMARRMPFEIRYADRLRWTPDEIAGAEPRSAVWMRAVGPLGDDPLVHTCALTYASDMTLLDAVRIPVEPLWGPRGFDMASLDHAMWFHRPFRADEWFLYDQESPIATGGRGLARGRIYDREGRLLVSVVQEGLFRKLGD
- a CDS encoding DUF6397 family protein; protein product: MTVVCDGQQTLTTGRAARELELRTGEFELATQLGEVRTVVAGADDRPGGAGSLGRRRVPAEEIARLQAEPGFPDSLRERIRAVSTTEAAALMGIGPGRAVRLTRAGCFGPVRFYVNRFGAVVWLYLAAEVADFADREPDLMRGNTPAAMRVMLDSGQDWRARQWRSRRVAQLMGQTDDPWEAAAVIAAVLPPEELASVAEDPLERSLLRRLRPTLASVITVTPAARESFERVLTAEDFDEVLWYRVHLSRCLERARREDPGRLRTPAAVPSTARPGQSPSFLNSPSWTTETSSLPSRS